A window of Oncorhynchus kisutch isolate 150728-3 unplaced genomic scaffold, Okis_V2 scaffold3495, whole genome shotgun sequence genomic DNA:
GTAACAGCTCTGATATATAACATGCAGTCTACTTTCTCCTGGCAACATTAATTAAATCAAACTCATAAGAAAATACATTACAAGTTACATCCCCCCCACCCATCTTTATCGGCCTCCTACTTACCCTCTTTCTGATTGTCATTCAGCTGTGTCTCTGGGAACTCAACGTCGAAGGAGACAATGAGAGAGCCACGGATGTTGTTGTTGTCGAAGTTGGGCAGGCCTTCTCCTTTCTTCCACACCCGAGCACCAGGCTTAGTGATCTTGTCCCTCACAATGTGGACCTGTAGTCAGAGGAGCAAAAGTGTGTCACTGATTCCTTAGAATACACTTTATTATTATGAATAATAATTTCTTTTCTAGACAGAACAAAAAATGCATATTTTTGTGCTTTTTGAGAATGGGGCAATGATGGCTCAAGACAAGCTCCCCAAGCTCCCCTCCCCAAAACATTTCAGTACATGGCAGTAAAAGTGTATGCATGCATTTCTTAGCTTCAGTCGTCCATAGTTACCTTATGGCCGTCCAGGTGTGTGATGTCCATCTCAAAGCCAACGAGAGCCTCCACCAGGGAGATGGTGACGTTAGTGTACAGGTCATCTCCTCGCGCGCTCAAACACTGGATGTCTGTCAGTACACATACATTACTAAATCACGCTTCAACAAAACAGCTTCCACAATTGACAAGATGTTAGTTAACCAATAAAAGGCCCGGGggggtggtatatggccaatataccacgctAAGGGCTATTcttaaacacaacacaacacagagtgcctggatacagcccttagccgtggtatattggctatatatcacaaacccccccgaagtgccttactgctattataaactggttaataacataattagagcagaaaTAAAtattggtggcggtaatgcaagtaatttatgaaagttgccaatcgcaatataatgTCAAGAGAAGAAAACGCCTGGAAAGgattatgtgtggattaattgttggagtagaggacctatttcaggtaaaataactctgtttatatcccaggacaagtTAGCTAGAAACAGCaaactagctaaataggacaaattagctagcaagtgcaagctaactagctaaattgccacaaatgtttaatgcttttcgacctgtccccaaattaatataattggttcagagtttgttttgatatttaacCTGcttgtcgtgatcgcgtttggtgtggggggacaaaaaataaatgtatgcacgatggcgcacgcgcgcagccggtttgggttccgtgttacggTCTGTccctccgacatttgcaacattgtttcagtaTTCAGATCTccaactgtcccatagtaatggaCGTGTAGGGGTCGGCAGTCGGgacgagagagggaggcaggcagcgttttctcagccagtcgaaatgaTGAATCAGCTAGCATCGTTTTTATGGATATATCAATTaaatgaagtgcagctagtttgcagtctttccagcttcagtttgaagtgattgtgttagctgtgtttttGGCTAGATCCTctgaacagtgtcctgacgagagagcacattttctaatGCCAGGTCaaatcgtgcctcattagctcattgttatggatgtacccaaataaatgtcacgagaaaacagcttaaacaaatgaaGCTCCTTTTGTTATTCACTGTTTGACGGGAATatgttagccgtagttggctagccaGCAAGCAAGGGttaagaatgttgccagccagtatggcaatggtaCATTTACAACGAACGACTgtcgcatccatagatacagaacaaaaagactgaacgactgggtcgcgtctctggcaacggAACAATAGAATGAACGACCATCcggtttgggtagcaaccctagatttgtttcgggacaatatcttgtggaaggaCTAAATAGTATGAAAAAAATGCATCAAAATAATGCTTTAaattaaaatatgtcaatcaaTATTTGAATAGGttggtaacctgttgtataaaagtgataatgccctcgaagccggtgttgaggatatattggcatggtttgCTGGCCCTCGACGAACAACACCCATGCCaaatagttgaagtcggaagtttacatacacttaggttggagtcatttaaactcgtTATTCATCCACTCCACACATTCcttgttaaccaactatagttttggcaagttggttaagacatctactttgtgcatgcaaattcatttttccaacaattgtttacagacagattatttcactgtatcacaattccagtgggtcagaagtttacatacactaagttgactgtgcctttaaacagcttacaaaaacttagaagcttctgataggctatttgacatcatttgagtcaattggaggtgtacctgtggatgtatttcaaggcctaccttcaaactcagtgcttctttgcttgacatcacgaggggaaaaaaatcaacagaaatcagccaagacccagaaaaacaattgtagacctccacaagtctggttcaaccttgggagcaatttccaaacacctgaaggtaccacatttatcTGTATAAacatagtaagcaagtataaacaccatgggatcaagcagccgtcataccgctca
This region includes:
- the LOC116371668 gene encoding dnaJ homolog subfamily B member 11-like translates to IQCLSARGDDLYTNVTISLVEALVGFEMDITHLDGHKVHIVRDKITKPGARVWKKGEGLPNFDNNNIRGSLIVSFDVEFPETQLNDNQKEGVRAILKQASVQKVYNGLQGY